Proteins encoded together in one Rhizobacter sp. J219 window:
- a CDS encoding DUF350 domain-containing protein — protein sequence MMGFEWLRPAAFFGSVLYALIGVFVFWLSFVIVDKLTPYDLWGEIVEKKNVALAIVVGAMCIAIGLIVASAIH from the coding sequence ATGATGGGATTCGAATGGCTGAGACCGGCCGCCTTCTTCGGCTCCGTCCTCTATGCGCTGATCGGCGTTTTCGTCTTCTGGCTCAGCTTCGTCATCGTCGACAAGCTCACGCCCTATGACCTGTGGGGCGAGATCGTCGAGAAGAAAAACGTGGCGCTCGCGATCGTGGTCGGTGCGATGTGCATTGCCATCGGCCTGATCGTCGCCTCCGCTATCCACTAG